One Desertibacillus haloalkaliphilus genomic window, AGATTACCCCAATCAGCTTTTTCAAAAAAAAGGATGGCATCTTCAACTGTTGAAACTGGATATTTTCTTGCGAGCGATCTTCCAATCCAATATAAAATGGCATCATGATCTTTACCTAATAGGTCTTGCAGAACGTCATTTCGAATAAGGTCATACCCAAATTGATCTGTTCGAACTTCCATAAAAACATGCCCCTCTCCATACTTTGAAGCCAAAATGATCAGACAGCTTGTCGATCGTCTATGTATACTATCGTTCCAATTGCCTTTGAAATATATTTACTTTTTGATCATAAACGATGTCGTTGTTGGGTACAAGGAATAAGCTGGAATACAGAACGAAAGTAGGAGAGGTGAAAGAAAAAGGGGAACCCCGCCCTTTTTGAGAAAAAGCGAAGAAGTGGCGCTGGCTCCACACGCC contains:
- a CDS encoding DUF2507 domain-containing protein; its protein translation is MEVRTDQFGYDLIRNDVLQDLLGKDHDAILYWIGRSLARKYPVSTVEDAILFFEKADWGNL